In Macadamia integrifolia cultivar HAES 741 chromosome 12, SCU_Mint_v3, whole genome shotgun sequence, the following are encoded in one genomic region:
- the LOC122057002 gene encoding probable zinc metalloprotease EGY2, chloroplastic yields MNVPATFRDSFSPILHCSSCCNLRFHPAISSSLAVRRKGFTRRHLQEISISGLVFHRKRGIVCRVTGTETEAESNNDKEKQIPKDIEAQLSNDRTTQANLQDSLPPVVDEDKEELARIGMLDSTDAVEESSGETNDQIDFQENVDLEVASGSPLPGVKQLGELVRIPKETIDILRDQVFGFDTFFVTSQEPYEGGVLFKGNLRGKADKSHEKITKRMQDKFGDQYKLFLLINLEDDKPVAVVVSRKTLQPETTAVPEWFAAGAFGLVAIFTVLLRNVPALQSNLLSTFDNLGLLKDGLPGALTTVLVLFAHELGHILVARSTGIKLGVPYFVPSWQIGSFGAITRIVSIVPKREDLLKLAAAGPLAGFSVGLVLLLLGFILPPSDGFGIVVDASVFHESLLVGGIAKLLLGDALKEGTPLSVNPLVIQAWAGLLINAINSIPAGELDGGRISFALWGRKATSRVTAASIALLGLASLFNDVAFYWLVLIFFLQRGPIAPLSEEITDPDNKYIALGISVLLLGLFVCLPYPFPFTSEATLNF; encoded by the exons ATGAACGTTCCGGCCACCTTCCGCGATAGTTTCTCTCCCATTTTGCATTGTAGCTCTTGCTGTAATCTTCGTTTCCATCCAGCTATCTCGTCTTCACTTGCTGTAAGGAGGAAAGGTTTCACACGGCGCCATTTGCAGGAAATTTCTATTTCAGG ATTGGTGTTTCATAGGAAGCGAGGGATTGTTTGCCGAGTGACTGGGACTGAGACAGAGGCAGAAAGTAACAATGATAAG GAAAAACAAATACCTAAAGATATAGAAGCGCAACTATCCAATGATCGAACTACGCAAGCTAATCTACAAGACTCTCTGCCTCCTGTTGTTGATGAA GACAAGGAAGAATTAGCCAGGATTGGAATGCTAGATTCAACGGATGCAGTTGAAGAAAGCAGTGGAGAAACTAATGATCAAATTGACTTCCAG GAGAATGTTGATCTAGAAGTTGCAAGTGGATCTCCTCTTCCAGGTGTGAAG CAATTGGGGGAACTGGTCAGAATCCCAAAGGAAACAATTGACATTCTTAGGGACCAAGTATTCGGTTTTGATACCTTTTTTGTGACAAGCCAGGAGCCATACGAG GGTGGAGTATTGTTCAAAGGGAACTTGCGAGGGAAGGCTGATAAAAGTCATGAAAAGATAACAAAAAGGATGCAG GATAAATTTGGGGATCAATATAAGCTTTTCCTTCTCATCAATCTAGAGGATGATAAGCCGGTCGCCGTAGTTGTTTCAAGAAAGACCTTGCAGCCAGAGACAACTG CGGTCCCAGAATGGTTTGCTGCAGGTGCTTTTGGACTGGTCGCTATTTTCACCGTACTTCTCCGCAATGTACCTGCACTGCAATCAAATTTACT GTCTACTTTTGACAATCTTGGGTTATTGAAGGATGGCCTCCCTGGAGCCCTTACCACTGTACTTGTTTTGTTTGCACATGAACTTGGCCACATTTTAGTTGCTAGAAGCACTGGAATTAAGCTTGGAGTGCCGTACTTTGTTCCTAGTTGGCAG ATAGGTTCCTTTGGTGCCATTACGAGGATTGTTAGTATTGTGCCTAAGCGTGAGGATCTTCTAAAGCTTGCAGCAGCTGGACCTTTGGCCGGATTCTCtgttggtcttgttcttctgctCTTAGGGTTTATCTTACCACCTAGTGATGGTTTTGGCATTGTAGTTGATGCATCAGTCTTCCATGAGTCCCTTCTTGTAGGTGGCATAG CAAAGCTTCTCCTTGGAGATGcactcaaagaaggcactcCCTTGTCTGTCAACCCGCTAGTAATACAAGCATGGGCTGGACTTCTTATTAATGCCATCAACAGCATACCTGCAGGGGAGCTTGATGGGGGGCGCATTTCTTTTGCTCTATGGGGAAGGAAG GCCACGTCTCGTGTCACGGCTGCCTCCATTGCTTTGCTGGGATTAGCTTCATTGTTTAATGATGTGGCCTTCTATTGGCTTGTTTTGATATTCTTCTTGCAGAGAGGGCCAATTGCTCCGCTCTCTGAAGAGATCACTGATCCTGATAACAAGTACATTGCTCTTGGCATTTCAGTTTTGCTCTTGGGTCTGTTTGTATGTCTTCCATACCCGTTTCCTTTCACAAGTGAAGCCACTTTGAATTTCTAG